The Tardiphaga alba genome includes a window with the following:
- a CDS encoding GreA/GreB family elongation factor, whose translation MTTNMRGMMISHLDPRLPPIAVKASEIDLLWNVAEHGSCVEPRASAFLKNEIGRAEILLEPRVLRGLVTMNCRVSFRDVGSTEEMTVELVFPEAANEAAGRISVLSPLGASLLGMSVGQAVQFADERGARRTIVVTAATPLSRS comes from the coding sequence ATGACGACGAACATGCGAGGAATGATGATCAGCCATCTGGATCCCAGGCTTCCCCCGATCGCGGTCAAGGCGTCGGAAATCGACTTGTTGTGGAACGTCGCCGAGCACGGCTCATGTGTCGAGCCGCGGGCTTCCGCATTCCTGAAGAACGAGATCGGACGAGCCGAGATACTTCTGGAGCCGCGGGTGTTGCGCGGTCTCGTCACGATGAACTGCAGGGTTTCATTCCGCGACGTCGGTTCGACCGAGGAGATGACGGTCGAACTCGTCTTTCCCGAGGCGGCGAACGAAGCGGCGGGCAGGATCTCCGTGCTGTCTCCGCTAGGCGCGAGCCTGCTCGGAATGTCCGTGGGACAGGCCGTCCAATTCGCGGACGAACGCGGAGCGCGACGGACTATCGTCGTTACGGCCGCCACGCCGCTTTCCCGATCGTGA
- the gdhA gene encoding NADP-specific glutamate dehydrogenase, whose product MPLLDEKLSPILSEIVRRNAGDEEFHQAAQEVLESLGSVVARHPQYLDKALIQRLCEPERQIIFRVPWVDDAGEVRINRGFRVQFNSALGPYKGGLRFHPSVNIGIIKFLGFEQTFKNALSGLPIGGGKGGSDFNPRGRSDDEIMRFCQSFMTELYRHLGEYTDVPAGDIGVGGREIGFLFGQYKRLTNRYEAGAMTGKGLVYGGSRARKEATGYGATYFVNSMLATKSLSFDGRRVVVSGSGNVAIYAMEKIAEFGGKIVACSDSAGYVVDEDGVDLQLVKEIKEVRRERIEEYVRLKGSRARFIQGGSIWDVPCDVAMPSATQNELTGKDAATLVRNGVVAVGEGANMPCTPEAVRAFQDAGILFGPGKAANAGGVATSALEMQQNASRDSWTFDQTEARLAAIMSDIHDRCAETADDYGAPGNYVLGANIASFVRIAEAMDALGVI is encoded by the coding sequence GTGCCTCTTCTAGACGAAAAGCTTTCTCCCATTCTGAGCGAGATCGTTCGGCGCAACGCCGGTGACGAGGAGTTCCATCAGGCTGCTCAGGAGGTTCTCGAAAGCCTGGGTTCGGTCGTCGCCCGACACCCCCAGTACCTGGACAAGGCCCTCATCCAGCGACTGTGCGAACCTGAGAGGCAGATCATCTTCCGCGTTCCGTGGGTGGACGATGCCGGAGAGGTCCGGATCAACCGCGGCTTCCGCGTCCAGTTCAACTCGGCGCTGGGTCCGTACAAGGGAGGCCTTCGTTTCCATCCATCGGTAAACATCGGAATCATCAAGTTTTTGGGATTCGAACAGACCTTCAAGAACGCGCTGTCGGGGCTTCCCATCGGCGGCGGCAAAGGAGGCTCCGACTTCAACCCGAGGGGCAGGTCTGACGACGAGATCATGCGCTTCTGCCAGTCGTTCATGACCGAGCTCTACCGTCATCTCGGGGAGTACACCGACGTTCCCGCGGGAGACATCGGCGTGGGCGGACGCGAGATCGGATTTCTCTTCGGCCAATACAAGCGGCTGACCAACCGCTACGAAGCCGGCGCGATGACGGGGAAAGGTCTCGTCTACGGCGGCTCCCGCGCCCGCAAGGAAGCGACGGGCTACGGAGCGACCTATTTCGTGAATAGCATGTTGGCGACGAAGTCGCTCTCGTTCGACGGCAGGCGCGTCGTGGTGTCCGGAAGCGGCAACGTGGCCATCTACGCCATGGAGAAGATCGCCGAATTCGGCGGAAAGATCGTGGCTTGCTCGGACTCGGCAGGATACGTCGTGGACGAGGACGGCGTCGATCTCCAGCTCGTCAAGGAGATCAAGGAGGTCAGACGCGAGAGGATCGAGGAATATGTCCGCCTGAAGGGCTCCCGCGCGCGCTTCATCCAAGGCGGATCGATCTGGGACGTTCCTTGCGACGTCGCCATGCCATCGGCCACGCAGAACGAACTCACGGGCAAGGATGCGGCGACCCTCGTCCGCAACGGCGTCGTCGCCGTCGGCGAAGGGGCCAACATGCCCTGCACCCCCGAAGCAGTGAGAGCGTTTCAGGACGCCGGCATCCTTTTCGGGCCGGGAAAGGCCGCGAACGCGGGAGGCGTGGCGACGTCGGCGCTCGAGATGCAGCAGAACGCTTCCCGCGACAGTTGGACCTTCGACCAGACGGAAGCGAGACTGGCGGCCATCATGAGCGATATCCACGATCGTTGCGCCGAGACGGCCGACGACTACGGCGCGCCGGGCAACTACGTGCTGGGCGCGAACATAGCGAGTTTCGTCCGCATAGCCGAGGCCATGGACGCGCTTGGGGTCATCTGA
- a CDS encoding general stress protein has product MTSTISRLYDNYSDAQAAVTKLEAAGVPHSDISIVANNSDGWFDDKKDRDGDGVDDRAEAAGTGAGVGAGIGGAAGLLAGLGLLAIPGLGPVVAAGWLAATAVGAAAGAATGGLVGALTEAGVSKDEAPLYAEGVRRGGSLVTAKVADGDKSRLEAVLDTSSVNLRDRSAAWQKNGWTGYDPGSQPYDAEEVRKERTLYR; this is encoded by the coding sequence ATGACCTCGACCATTTCCCGTCTCTACGACAACTACTCCGATGCCCAGGCCGCCGTGACGAAGCTCGAGGCCGCCGGCGTTCCTCATTCCGACATCAGCATCGTCGCGAACAACTCCGACGGCTGGTTCGACGACAAGAAGGACCGTGACGGCGACGGCGTCGACGACCGTGCCGAAGCGGCAGGTACCGGCGCTGGCGTCGGTGCCGGAATCGGCGGCGCGGCTGGTCTGCTCGCTGGCCTCGGCCTGCTTGCCATCCCCGGTCTCGGGCCCGTCGTGGCGGCCGGCTGGCTGGCGGCGACCGCGGTCGGCGCCGCCGCGGGCGCGGCAACCGGCGGTCTCGTCGGCGCGTTGACGGAAGCCGGCGTCTCGAAGGACGAAGCTCCGCTCTATGCGGAAGGCGTACGCCGCGGTGGCTCGCTAGTGACCGCCAAGGTCGCAGACGGCGACAAGTCTCGTCTGGAAGCCGTGCTGGACACCTCCTCGGTGAACCTGCGCGACCGCAGCGCCGCTTGGCAGAAGAACGGATGGACCGGGTACGATCCGGGCAGCCAGCCGTACGACGCCGAAGAGGTCCGAAAGGAACGGACTTTGTACCGCTGA
- a CDS encoding DUF72 domain-containing protein, which produces MARFGGPFFWQDMMGWRKLVRAARHVGTAGWSVPASRAGLFPSEGSHLERYASRLSAVEINSSFSRSHRRATYERWARTVEPDFRFSVKVPKAITHDRGLVDAEILFRAFAEEVAGLAGKLGAVLVQLPPKLAFDADTARGFFGHACSILAAAVAVEPRHASWFTPDADGLLKRLRVARVAAHPVLYGDGEPGGWDGLMYYRLHGAPRTYYSDYDEAALDRIAEQLGRSPAVSKWCIFDNTAAGAALGNALSIAERL; this is translated from the coding sequence ATGGCCCGCTTCGGCGGGCCGTTTTTTTGGCAGGACATGATGGGGTGGAGGAAGTTGGTACGCGCGGCACGACATGTGGGAACGGCCGGCTGGTCCGTCCCGGCATCGCGCGCAGGCCTCTTCCCGTCGGAGGGCAGCCATCTGGAACGCTACGCATCACGCCTTTCGGCCGTCGAGATCAACTCGTCGTTTTCGCGATCTCATCGACGGGCAACTTACGAAAGATGGGCACGGACCGTAGAACCTGATTTCAGGTTTTCCGTGAAGGTCCCCAAGGCCATCACGCACGATCGGGGTCTAGTCGATGCCGAAATCCTTTTTCGGGCTTTTGCCGAAGAGGTAGCAGGCCTGGCTGGGAAGCTTGGGGCCGTGCTTGTGCAACTACCGCCAAAACTGGCTTTCGACGCCGACACCGCGAGAGGGTTCTTCGGACACGCTTGCTCGATTCTTGCCGCCGCTGTCGCCGTCGAACCCCGCCATGCAAGCTGGTTCACCCCGGATGCAGACGGGCTACTCAAACGCCTGCGTGTAGCCCGCGTGGCCGCCCACCCCGTGCTTTACGGCGATGGCGAGCCCGGAGGATGGGACGGCTTGATGTACTACCGTCTGCACGGCGCGCCGAGGACGTACTACTCCGACTACGACGAGGCAGCGCTCGATCGCATCGCCGAACAACTGGGGCGGAGCCCCGCAGTTTCCAAATGGTGTATTTTCGACAACACCGCGGCAGGCGCGGCGCTGGGAAACGCTCTGTCGATCGCCGAACGCCTGTAA
- the rnk gene encoding nucleoside diphosphate kinase regulator, whose amino-acid sequence MNQVDDNGRGKASPSRRLKPKISITASDHARLRSLAEAATTRMPDVADWLADELDRARIIRDERPTSGVVRMGDGVAFRDNTTGQVQTVSLVYPDEADITLKKISVLTPIGVALIGMSAGESISWQTRTGEVRDLTVTEVLPK is encoded by the coding sequence ATGAACCAAGTCGATGATAACGGTCGGGGCAAGGCCTCTCCTTCCCGACGCCTGAAACCGAAGATCTCGATCACTGCGAGCGATCATGCTCGATTGAGATCGTTGGCAGAGGCCGCCACGACCCGAATGCCGGACGTCGCCGATTGGCTGGCGGATGAACTCGACAGGGCGCGGATCATCCGCGACGAACGCCCGACGTCCGGCGTGGTGCGCATGGGCGACGGCGTCGCGTTCCGCGACAACACGACCGGCCAGGTGCAGACCGTGTCGCTCGTCTACCCGGACGAAGCCGACATCACGCTCAAGAAGATATCCGTGCTGACCCCGATCGGAGTCGCGTTGATCGGCATGTCCGCAGGGGAGTCGATCAGTTGGCAGACGCGGACCGGTGAGGTGCGCGATCTGACCGTGACCGAGGTGCTTCCGAAGTAA